A DNA window from Nitrospira sp. contains the following coding sequences:
- a CDS encoding Transport permease protein (MaGe:77310350), with the protein MRHSSSLVVIEPNKSWFDLKLGSFWDYRELLYFLAWRDLKARYSQTVMGLAWAVVQPLFMMLVFTVVFSKIAQLPSDGIPYPLFAYAALVPWTYFAKSLDRSGFSVVAESNLITKIYFPRLIIPLSATLGGLLDFVIAFLLLVAMMLWFGVFPTWKLVTIPLFLALTVLASLSVSLWLSAFFVKYRDVAALIPLLTQVWMFGSPVAYSASLVPQGWLTFYNLNPMVGVIGGFRWALLGTPAPDPIFLAVNIVTISVSLLLGMAYFNRMANTFADVI; encoded by the coding sequence GTGAGACATAGCTCATCTCTCGTTGTCATCGAGCCAAACAAGAGTTGGTTTGACCTCAAGTTGGGGTCGTTTTGGGATTATCGTGAGCTGCTCTATTTCTTGGCGTGGCGAGATCTCAAAGCTCGGTACTCGCAGACTGTTATGGGGTTGGCTTGGGCAGTGGTGCAGCCGTTGTTCATGATGCTCGTGTTTACCGTCGTCTTCAGTAAGATTGCACAATTGCCATCAGATGGAATCCCGTACCCATTATTTGCGTATGCGGCATTGGTGCCATGGACCTATTTCGCGAAGAGCCTTGATCGAAGCGGGTTCAGTGTTGTGGCCGAATCAAACTTGATTACGAAAATATACTTTCCTCGGCTGATCATCCCTCTTTCCGCTACCCTTGGCGGGTTGCTTGATTTTGTAATCGCTTTTCTCCTGCTGGTTGCCATGATGCTTTGGTTCGGAGTGTTTCCAACCTGGAAGTTGGTAACGATTCCGTTGTTCTTGGCCCTGACGGTCCTAGCTTCACTATCCGTGAGTTTATGGCTATCCGCATTTTTTGTGAAATATCGAGATGTTGCGGCGCTGATTCCACTCCTCACTCAGGTCTGGATGTTCGGTTCTCCAGTTGCATACTCAGCCAGCCTGGTTCCTCAAGGATGGCTGACATTCTACAATCTCAATCCGATGGTCGGTGTGATTGGTGGGTTCCGATGGGCACTATTGGGAACTCCTGCACCGGATCCAATATTTCTCGCGGTGAACATTGTGACTATCTCAGTTTCCCTGCTTTTAGGAATGGCATATTTCAATCGAATGGCGAATACGTTCGCTGATGTGATTTAG
- a CDS encoding hypothetical protein (Evidence 4 : Unknown function but conserved in other organisms; MaGe:77310348) — protein sequence MNLTVPNSDRSRTEKLVILPVDHAPKAIFRVPGARRRILILGVGSLANNLCSVLVSRSRVFTDVIGFLAKENIQVGTELSGVKILGTIDQLLSVVERDRVDTIAVCLEDRRAVLPVQVLLDLKGMGVDIWDGNHLYEEESGRLSIDDLKPSAIIFSREFKRGIVVRTIKRSFDLLIALVGLAIILPLLAVIGIIIKLDSPGPIFYRQVRVGLRAQPYMIWKFRSMFTDAEKGGARWTSERDPRISRVGWYLRKWRLDEVPQLINVIYGEMSLVGPRPERPVFVQELRSVIPFYDLRHVVRPGITGWAQTQFRYGASAEDSHVKLQYDLYYVKYLSLRLDLRILIETIRVILRGEGAR from the coding sequence ATGAACCTCACCGTACCCAACTCAGATAGATCACGCACGGAGAAGCTGGTGATCCTGCCCGTCGACCATGCCCCCAAGGCAATCTTTAGGGTGCCAGGGGCGCGGCGGAGGATTCTGATTTTAGGGGTGGGGTCGCTGGCTAACAATCTGTGCTCGGTGCTGGTCTCGAGGAGCAGAGTATTTACCGACGTCATCGGCTTTCTTGCCAAGGAAAACATACAAGTCGGTACAGAGTTGTCAGGTGTGAAGATTCTTGGGACGATAGACCAACTCCTTTCGGTTGTTGAGCGTGACCGAGTTGATACCATTGCGGTGTGTTTGGAGGATCGACGGGCCGTACTGCCCGTTCAGGTATTGCTTGATTTGAAGGGGATGGGAGTCGATATCTGGGATGGAAACCATCTCTACGAAGAAGAGTCCGGCCGGCTTTCAATCGATGACTTGAAGCCCAGCGCAATCATCTTTTCAAGGGAGTTCAAACGAGGCATTGTTGTCAGAACGATAAAACGGTCGTTTGATCTACTCATTGCGCTGGTGGGGCTGGCAATTATTCTTCCCCTCTTGGCTGTAATTGGAATAATTATCAAGCTGGATTCTCCTGGGCCAATCTTCTATCGTCAGGTTCGAGTCGGGCTTCGCGCACAGCCCTATATGATATGGAAATTTCGCTCCATGTTCACGGATGCGGAAAAAGGGGGTGCCCGGTGGACGTCAGAGAGAGATCCCAGGATCTCACGGGTCGGGTGGTATCTGAGAAAGTGGAGGCTTGATGAAGTCCCGCAACTTATTAATGTAATTTATGGAGAGATGAGTCTGGTTGGACCGCGCCCAGAACGGCCTGTCTTTGTTCAGGAATTGCGATCGGTCATTCCATTTTATGATCTTCGGCATGTCGTTCGCCCGGGGATTACCGGATGGGCTCAAACTCAATTTCGATACGGAGCCTCGGCAGAGGATTCGCACGTGAAATTACAGTACGACCTCTATTATGTGAAGTACCTCTCGCTGCGCCTAGATCTTCGCATTTTGATTGAAACGATACGCGTCATCCTGCGAGGGGAAGGCGCTCGATGA
- a CDS encoding Polysaccharide deacetylase (MaGe:77310349), with protein sequence MSTAEEKPIHCLSFDVEEHFQVSAFWSEARRQQWDQYESRVERNTQLLVEQLGKHGIKATFFILGWVAERHPELVKLLSAQGHEVASHGYGHELVTTQSPERFRQDVRVAKRILEDLTGGSVVGYRAPSFSITSETAWALSILVEEGYTYDSSIYDRFRRTERGKRPACGFEIATSAGGIWEVPPSTLQMLGLQIPVAGGGYFRLFPYAASKSFLRRLESEGAKLVMYLHPWEFDPDQPRMDGSWLSQFRHYLNLEKTQGRLNRLLEDFNFGPIRDVVASQGGVERATYSTPSSGVIHG encoded by the coding sequence ATGAGTACGGCAGAGGAGAAACCTATTCACTGTCTTTCCTTCGACGTGGAAGAACACTTTCAGGTCTCGGCGTTCTGGTCTGAGGCAAGAAGGCAGCAATGGGATCAGTATGAAAGCCGGGTTGAGAGAAATACGCAATTGCTGGTCGAGCAGCTAGGCAAGCATGGAATCAAGGCCACATTTTTTATCCTGGGATGGGTTGCGGAACGGCATCCAGAGCTAGTTAAGCTGTTGTCGGCTCAGGGGCATGAGGTTGCTTCCCATGGATATGGGCACGAATTAGTGACCACTCAGTCGCCTGAACGGTTCCGTCAAGACGTGAGAGTTGCGAAAAGAATCTTGGAGGACCTAACGGGAGGTTCAGTGGTCGGTTATCGAGCTCCGAGTTTTTCTATCACGTCCGAGACAGCCTGGGCGCTCTCGATATTGGTCGAAGAAGGTTATACGTACGATTCCAGTATTTACGATCGGTTTCGTCGGACAGAGAGAGGAAAACGACCTGCGTGCGGCTTTGAAATTGCCACTTCAGCTGGAGGAATATGGGAAGTACCTCCCTCAACGTTGCAAATGCTTGGGCTTCAAATCCCGGTGGCTGGTGGCGGGTATTTTCGTCTATTCCCCTATGCAGCATCGAAAAGCTTCTTGCGGCGCCTTGAAAGTGAAGGGGCCAAGCTTGTGATGTACCTTCATCCCTGGGAGTTTGATCCCGACCAGCCTCGTATGGACGGGTCGTGGTTATCACAGTTTCGACACTATTTGAATCTCGAGAAGACTCAGGGGCGGTTAAATCGGTTGCTTGAGGACTTCAATTTTGGACCAATCCGAGATGTTGTTGCTTCCCAGGGAGGAGTGGAGAGAGCAACGTATTCTACGCCATCATCCGGTGTAATTCATGGTTGA
- a CDS encoding Glucose-1-phosphate cytidylyltransferase (MaGe:77310352): protein MKAVILAGGLGTRLSEETTLRPKPMVEIGGKPILWHIMKLYSVHGVKEFIIALGYKSEMIKEYFLNFYAYNNDISVDLKTGATTIHDGKKHEDWKVHLVDTGLHTQTGGRLSRVKPWLKGDETFCFTYGDGVGDIDIQSLIKFHEAHGKLATLTSVRMPARFGRLGFESRESDRISEFVEKPSTGEGWVNGGFYVLNQRVIDYISGDDIVWEREPIERITQEKQLMAYRHNRFWSCMDTLREKNQLEELWQSGKAPWKIW from the coding sequence ATGAAGGCAGTGATCCTTGCAGGTGGTTTGGGGACCAGGCTATCCGAGGAAACCACGCTGCGCCCGAAGCCCATGGTCGAGATTGGCGGAAAGCCAATCCTTTGGCACATCATGAAGCTGTACTCAGTCCATGGGGTCAAGGAGTTCATCATTGCCTTGGGATACAAGAGCGAAATGATCAAAGAGTATTTTTTAAACTTCTACGCATATAACAACGATATTTCTGTCGATCTGAAAACAGGTGCCACAACGATTCATGATGGGAAGAAGCACGAAGACTGGAAAGTGCATTTGGTGGACACAGGACTCCATACCCAAACTGGCGGCCGGCTCAGTCGGGTCAAGCCGTGGTTGAAGGGCGATGAGACGTTCTGTTTTACATACGGCGATGGCGTCGGCGATATAGATATTCAAAGCCTCATCAAGTTTCACGAAGCTCACGGTAAGTTGGCCACGCTGACCTCCGTTCGTATGCCCGCGCGATTCGGGCGGCTGGGATTTGAAAGCCGAGAGAGCGATCGGATCAGTGAGTTCGTGGAAAAGCCGAGTACCGGGGAAGGATGGGTTAATGGCGGGTTCTACGTATTGAATCAGCGAGTGATCGACTATATCTCAGGGGATGATATCGTGTGGGAGCGAGAGCCGATTGAACGAATTACTCAGGAAAAACAACTGATGGCTTATCGCCACAACCGGTTCTGGTCTTGTATGGATACTCTTCGCGAAAAGAATCAGCTTGAAGAGCTTTGGCAATCGGGCAAGGCGCCTTGGAAAATATGGTAG
- a CDS encoding hypothetical protein (Evidence 4 : Unknown function but conserved in other organisms; MaGe:77310357) has protein sequence MNNVTDAIRSAAPQVIKKPLREVLATCRKVPGMLRWLDQGCIRPAMSVGSWKVRFYTRYFENGCKAKTILTLPHKPEPSSVLYKICHELGLQITDRVGTPANLVVNWEDCTIRRRLDVLEELSVRQPVLNLRCVDISKRTVEAVHQAVFGYGLAVNPLEFVGQCVKKSNTNAMHDGRIIQCPVTQIDEQAVYQRVVNNSRDGRFIEDIRVPVCGDVIPFCYRKIRSIERRFGLGADNISAQVCDVSDLLSASEVGLLLRLCKEIGLDYGELDVLRNVDDGKVYVVDVNTTPDGPTKCMDRRSAALAIERLSEAFAASFRLNS, from the coding sequence ATGAATAACGTTACCGATGCGATCAGGTCGGCCGCTCCGCAAGTGATCAAAAAACCGCTGCGGGAGGTTCTCGCCACATGCCGGAAGGTGCCGGGCATGCTCCGGTGGTTGGATCAAGGGTGTATCAGGCCGGCAATGAGTGTAGGATCCTGGAAGGTTCGGTTTTATACCAGGTATTTCGAAAACGGGTGCAAAGCAAAAACGATCCTCACCTTGCCCCACAAGCCTGAACCGAGCTCTGTGCTGTATAAGATATGCCATGAGCTGGGCCTTCAAATCACCGATAGGGTTGGAACGCCGGCTAATCTGGTGGTCAACTGGGAGGACTGCACCATCCGTCGCCGCCTGGACGTCTTGGAAGAATTGAGCGTGAGGCAGCCAGTGCTGAACCTTCGATGCGTGGATATTTCGAAGCGCACAGTGGAAGCCGTGCATCAGGCGGTATTCGGCTATGGCTTGGCGGTGAATCCCCTGGAGTTTGTCGGCCAATGCGTGAAGAAATCGAACACCAACGCCATGCATGATGGCAGGATCATCCAGTGTCCCGTGACGCAGATCGATGAACAGGCGGTCTATCAAAGAGTCGTCAATAATTCGCGTGACGGGCGGTTCATTGAAGACATTCGCGTGCCGGTATGTGGTGATGTGATTCCATTCTGCTACCGGAAAATTCGATCGATAGAGCGGAGATTCGGATTGGGCGCTGATAATATCTCGGCGCAAGTCTGCGACGTGTCAGATCTGCTATCGGCCAGCGAGGTCGGCCTGCTCTTACGGTTGTGCAAGGAAATCGGTTTGGATTACGGTGAACTGGATGTCTTGAGAAACGTCGATGATGGGAAGGTATACGTCGTCGATGTTAACACCACGCCGGACGGTCCAACCAAATGTATGGACCGTCGAAGCGCTGCGCTGGCGATCGAGAGGCTTTCGGAAGCGTTTGCGGCTTCTTTTAGGCTTAATAGTTGA
- a CDS encoding dTDP-4-dehydrorhamnose 3,5-epimerase (MaGe:77310355): MIFRETALKGAFVIEPERKEDDRGFFARTWCRDEFASHGLSTTLAQCNISYNYKKGTLRGMHFQKTPHAEAKLVRCTAGAIFDVIIDLRPASPTYAEHVSVVLSRENRHMLYIPEGMAHGFQTLEDSTEVFYQMSHRYDAPSAAGVRWNDPQFGIAWPPDARIIAERDQQYPDFIPEKGLR; encoded by the coding sequence GTGATTTTCCGCGAGACCGCCCTAAAGGGCGCCTTCGTGATTGAACCGGAGCGGAAAGAAGATGACCGCGGGTTTTTTGCGCGAACCTGGTGCCGGGATGAATTTGCGTCTCATGGGCTCAGCACGACACTCGCGCAATGCAATATTTCCTACAATTATAAAAAAGGCACGCTGCGGGGCATGCATTTTCAGAAGACCCCGCATGCTGAGGCCAAGCTAGTTCGCTGCACGGCGGGAGCAATATTCGATGTGATCATCGATCTTCGCCCAGCCTCGCCTACCTATGCGGAACATGTCAGTGTCGTGCTTTCACGTGAGAATCGGCACATGCTCTATATTCCCGAAGGCATGGCGCATGGCTTTCAAACGTTGGAAGATAGCACGGAAGTGTTTTATCAAATGTCCCATCGGTATGATGCGCCGAGCGCGGCAGGCGTCCGGTGGAATGACCCACAATTCGGGATCGCATGGCCGCCGGATGCTCGGATCATTGCCGAACGGGACCAGCAGTATCCTGATTTCATTCCAGAAAAGGGATTGCGGTGA
- a CDS encoding SAM-dependent methyltransferase (MaGe:77310354), with protein MGQSQCRSCGTVLAHTFVDLGMSPLANSYIKPEQRSRMEPFYPLHVYVCSACLLVQLEQFSSPHDIFSDYAYFSSFSDSWLTHAKRYVDMIADRFQLGRDSKVVEIASNDGYLLQNFVTRGVPVLGVEPAANVAEVAKQKGVNTTVAFFGEKTASGLVADGWAADLIIGNNVLAHVPDLNDFVKGLSLLLKPTGVITMEFPHLVQLMEQNQFDTIYHEHFSYFSFLAVEKVFARHGMTLFDVEELPTHGGSLRIYARHARDESKPIGTRARDLKAREEKAGFGRLDHYLSFGPQVEATKRKLLSFLIAAKQEGKRVVGYGAPAKGNTLLNYCGVRTDFIDYTVDRSPHKQSQFLPGVHIPIHAPEKVRETRPDYLLILPWNLREEVMEQMAFIRDWGGKFVVPIPEVKVYP; from the coding sequence ATGGGGCAATCACAGTGTCGGTCATGCGGAACAGTGTTGGCGCACACCTTTGTGGATCTCGGCATGTCTCCGCTGGCCAATTCCTATATCAAACCGGAACAGCGCAGCCGTATGGAACCGTTTTACCCGCTGCATGTGTATGTATGTTCCGCATGTTTGCTGGTGCAGCTGGAACAGTTTTCGTCGCCGCACGATATCTTTTCCGACTACGCCTATTTCTCCTCATTTTCTGACTCCTGGTTGACTCATGCCAAGCGGTATGTCGACATGATTGCGGATCGCTTCCAGTTGGGGCGGGACTCGAAAGTGGTCGAGATCGCCAGCAATGATGGATACCTGCTGCAAAACTTTGTGACTCGCGGAGTGCCTGTCCTGGGGGTGGAGCCGGCGGCCAATGTGGCTGAAGTGGCGAAGCAGAAAGGCGTCAACACCACGGTGGCCTTCTTCGGGGAAAAGACGGCCAGTGGCCTTGTTGCGGACGGATGGGCAGCGGATCTGATCATCGGAAACAATGTGCTCGCCCATGTTCCTGACCTGAATGACTTTGTCAAAGGATTGAGCCTGCTCTTGAAGCCGACGGGGGTGATCACGATGGAGTTCCCCCATTTGGTTCAGCTGATGGAGCAGAATCAGTTTGATACCATTTACCATGAACATTTCTCCTATTTTTCCTTCCTTGCCGTAGAAAAAGTGTTTGCCCGCCACGGGATGACTTTGTTTGATGTGGAGGAACTTCCCACCCATGGAGGTTCGCTCCGAATCTATGCGCGCCATGCACGCGATGAGTCGAAGCCGATCGGTACCCGTGCGCGCGATCTGAAGGCACGGGAGGAGAAGGCCGGGTTTGGTCGGCTTGATCACTATCTTTCATTCGGGCCACAGGTCGAGGCGACGAAAAGAAAGCTGCTATCCTTTTTGATTGCCGCCAAGCAGGAAGGGAAGCGTGTCGTAGGATACGGAGCGCCAGCGAAAGGGAATACGTTGCTCAACTATTGTGGCGTCCGAACGGATTTCATCGATTATACGGTGGACCGGAGCCCCCACAAGCAGAGCCAGTTTCTTCCCGGCGTTCACATCCCCATCCATGCGCCCGAAAAAGTCCGTGAGACTCGCCCCGATTATCTGCTCATCCTGCCATGGAATCTTCGTGAAGAAGTGATGGAGCAGATGGCGTTTATCCGCGACTGGGGTGGGAAGTTTGTGGTGCCGATCCCAGAGGTTAAGGTTTATCCGTGA
- a CDS encoding Putative polysaccharide biosynthesis protein with aminopeptidase-like domain (Evidence 3 : Putative function from multiple computational evidences; MaGe:77310356) produces the protein MHRWVAELFPICRSITGNGVRETLQQIGKRISLTVHEVPSGTQVFDWKVPLEWNIRDAYIKNLRGERLVDFQKSNLHVVSYSQPVKQRMALSELKEHLHSLPDRPDWIPYRTSYYKESWGFCLSHNQLLALTEREYDVCIDASMTEGSLTYGECLLPGQSQEEVLISTHTCHPSLGNDNLSGIAVATFLAEWLQTRPCRYSYRFLFIPGTIGSITWLSQHQKDAPRIKHGLVLTGVGDAGPVTYKKSRRGDADIDRALAHLLKHSGAPYSISDFIPYGYDERQYCSPGFNLAVGCLSRTPHSQYPEYHTSADNLEFLQPQALAESLGLCQSAIEILEGNRTYLNQNPHCEPQLGKRGLYRAIGGQAGEKSMEMAMLWVLNLSDGCHTLLDIAERSQLPFAAVARAASDLIAHALLEPVPERSPAYE, from the coding sequence ATGCATCGATGGGTGGCCGAGCTGTTTCCCATCTGCCGGAGTATCACGGGAAACGGTGTGCGGGAGACACTTCAGCAGATCGGAAAACGGATTTCTCTCACGGTTCATGAGGTTCCAAGCGGCACACAAGTTTTTGACTGGAAGGTTCCTTTAGAATGGAACATCCGGGATGCCTACATTAAGAATCTGCGTGGAGAGCGCCTCGTCGATTTTCAGAAATCGAACTTGCATGTTGTCAGCTATAGCCAGCCGGTCAAGCAGCGGATGGCACTCTCCGAGCTCAAAGAACATCTGCACAGTCTTCCGGATCGTCCAGATTGGATTCCCTATCGCACCTCTTATTACAAGGAGAGTTGGGGGTTCTGCCTGAGTCATAACCAGTTGCTCGCATTGACAGAGCGTGAATATGACGTGTGTATCGACGCATCGATGACCGAGGGAAGCCTGACTTACGGGGAATGCCTTCTTCCGGGGCAATCTCAAGAGGAAGTGCTCATTTCAACTCATACCTGCCATCCCTCACTGGGGAACGACAATTTGTCGGGTATTGCTGTGGCCACGTTCTTGGCTGAATGGCTTCAGACGCGTCCTTGCCGTTACTCCTATCGTTTCCTTTTTATTCCAGGAACGATTGGGTCCATTACCTGGTTGAGTCAACATCAAAAAGATGCGCCGCGCATCAAGCACGGGTTAGTCCTGACGGGAGTCGGCGACGCCGGCCCGGTCACCTATAAAAAGAGTCGCCGAGGAGATGCCGATATTGACCGTGCCCTGGCCCACCTGCTGAAACATAGTGGGGCGCCCTATTCAATCAGCGACTTTATTCCCTATGGGTACGATGAGCGGCAGTACTGCTCTCCGGGTTTCAATCTCGCCGTTGGCTGTCTCAGTAGGACGCCGCACAGTCAATACCCCGAGTATCATACGTCTGCCGACAACCTGGAGTTCCTCCAGCCGCAGGCTCTTGCGGAATCATTGGGCTTGTGTCAGTCCGCGATAGAGATCCTCGAAGGCAACAGGACCTACCTCAACCAGAATCCGCATTGCGAGCCGCAGTTGGGAAAGCGCGGATTGTATCGGGCGATCGGTGGGCAGGCCGGAGAGAAATCGATGGAGATGGCCATGCTCTGGGTGCTCAATCTCTCGGACGGCTGCCATACGCTTCTCGATATTGCCGAACGGTCGCAACTCCCCTTTGCGGCGGTGGCCCGCGCAGCGTCCGATTTGATTGCGCACGCGCTCCTGGAGCCGGTGCCAGAGCGATCGCCCGCGTATGAATAA
- a CDS encoding ABC transporter (MaGe:77310351): MGNVAIRVEQLSKRYEIQIGRNRGESGLAERFTQGVQRMLRMKGVPALSSSRREEVWPIRDVSFEVEAGDVVGIIGRNGAGKSTLLKLLSRITEPTSGRAQMFGRVGTLLEVGTGFHPELTGRDNIYLSGIILGMKKAEIDKKFDEIVEFSGIDKYIDTPVKRYSSGMYVRLAFAVGAYLDPEILIVDEVLAVGDSQFQQKCMNKMHDIGEKGRTVIFVSHNMSAVARLCNKAIFLQGGRLVKQGPTHEIVGEYLYNSGALTGCREWLDPAKAPQDDIARLCAVRVRTEKGLVTDTVDIGEAVGVELEYEVLQPGHLLVPNFGFKSDEGETLFVSNDRDPAWLRRPRPVGRYSSTVWVPGHFFGEGTVIVGGGLVREAPFHEHCDYPEAVAFHVTESNEGITARGDYTGDIPGKIRPLLKWTTNYNSSEDSP, from the coding sequence ATGGGCAATGTTGCGATCAGGGTAGAGCAGCTCTCTAAGAGGTACGAGATTCAGATTGGGAGAAACCGAGGGGAGTCAGGCCTTGCTGAACGATTTACGCAAGGCGTCCAACGGATGCTGCGAATGAAGGGTGTCCCTGCATTGTCGTCATCGAGGCGAGAGGAAGTGTGGCCGATTCGCGATGTATCCTTTGAGGTAGAGGCCGGAGATGTCGTCGGGATTATCGGGCGGAACGGAGCGGGGAAAAGCACTCTCCTGAAGCTCTTGTCAAGAATCACGGAACCAACGAGTGGTCGTGCGCAAATGTTTGGAAGGGTTGGGACACTGCTTGAGGTCGGAACAGGGTTCCATCCCGAACTGACAGGGCGCGACAACATTTATCTCAGCGGTATCATTCTCGGGATGAAGAAAGCGGAGATCGACAAGAAGTTTGATGAAATTGTCGAGTTTTCTGGGATCGATAAATATATCGATACTCCGGTAAAGCGCTATTCTAGTGGGATGTATGTCCGTCTTGCGTTTGCAGTCGGTGCTTATCTGGATCCAGAAATCTTAATTGTGGATGAAGTGCTGGCCGTCGGAGACTCGCAGTTTCAGCAGAAGTGTATGAACAAAATGCATGACATTGGAGAGAAGGGGCGAACCGTAATCTTTGTCTCCCACAACATGTCCGCCGTCGCACGATTATGCAATAAAGCCATTTTTCTCCAGGGCGGACGTCTTGTGAAACAGGGGCCCACACACGAAATTGTCGGTGAGTATTTGTACAATTCTGGGGCGCTCACGGGCTGCCGGGAATGGCTAGATCCAGCAAAAGCCCCGCAAGATGATATTGCGCGTTTGTGTGCGGTGCGGGTGCGGACCGAAAAAGGGCTTGTTACCGATACCGTTGACATTGGAGAAGCCGTTGGGGTCGAGCTTGAATATGAAGTACTTCAGCCAGGCCATCTTCTAGTGCCAAATTTCGGCTTCAAAAGCGACGAAGGTGAGACGCTCTTTGTGTCCAATGATCGGGATCCAGCGTGGCTGCGTCGCCCCCGTCCTGTGGGACGGTACTCGAGCACCGTATGGGTGCCGGGACATTTTTTTGGTGAGGGAACGGTGATTGTGGGAGGCGGACTCGTCCGAGAGGCTCCATTCCATGAGCATTGTGACTATCCGGAGGCCGTGGCATTTCATGTCACTGAGAGCAATGAAGGAATTACGGCTCGTGGTGATTACACTGGAGATATTCCCGGGAAGATTCGACCTCTCCTAAAGTGGACCACCAATTACAATTCTTCCGAGGATAGCCCATAG
- a CDS encoding UDP-glucose 4-epimerase (MaGe:77310353), with product MKILVTGNMGYVGPLVLRRLRASYPDAEIAGYDAGYFAHCLTGAARFPESRADVQYFGDIRSVAPDLLRGVDAVVHLCAISNDPMGAAFEEVTLDINYRASVDLAQKAKRAGVKKFVFASSCSVYGFAEGGPRQEEDAVNPLTAYAKSKVSTEKDLAALASDTFTATCLRFATACGMSDRLRLDLVLNDFVAGALASTQINILSDGTPWRPLIHVKDMARAIDWAVQRDHRNGGACLTVNVGSDAWNYQVKDLAAAVAKLVPGVEVSINKDAQPDKRSYRVNFDKFTKLAQGFLPAVDLQDAVVDLRDGLAAMQFQDRNFRTGEFMRLVTLKRLREGGHLSDSLAWINR from the coding sequence ATGAAAATTCTCGTCACGGGAAATATGGGGTATGTGGGGCCTCTGGTGTTGCGTCGCCTGAGAGCGTCGTATCCAGATGCTGAGATTGCCGGGTATGACGCTGGGTACTTTGCGCACTGCCTTACCGGCGCAGCTCGTTTTCCTGAGAGCCGGGCGGATGTCCAGTACTTTGGGGACATTCGGTCCGTTGCGCCGGATCTTCTTCGAGGCGTGGACGCAGTCGTTCACCTCTGTGCGATCTCCAATGATCCGATGGGCGCCGCGTTTGAGGAGGTGACCCTCGACATCAATTATCGAGCCAGCGTGGATCTTGCCCAAAAGGCAAAGCGGGCCGGCGTGAAAAAATTTGTCTTCGCATCGAGCTGTAGCGTCTATGGTTTTGCCGAGGGGGGGCCTCGGCAGGAAGAGGACGCCGTCAATCCGCTTACGGCCTATGCCAAGTCAAAAGTATCTACTGAAAAGGATCTTGCGGCGCTGGCATCGGACACATTTACCGCTACGTGCCTGCGTTTCGCCACGGCTTGCGGAATGAGTGACCGCCTTCGACTGGATCTTGTGCTGAACGATTTCGTAGCCGGGGCGCTTGCTTCCACGCAGATTAATATTTTGAGTGACGGCACTCCGTGGCGCCCCCTGATCCATGTCAAAGACATGGCGCGAGCAATCGATTGGGCCGTGCAGCGCGACCACCGAAACGGAGGGGCGTGTTTGACCGTGAACGTGGGAAGTGACGCGTGGAATTACCAGGTGAAAGACCTTGCCGCGGCAGTGGCCAAGCTTGTCCCGGGAGTAGAGGTGTCGATCAACAAGGATGCACAGCCGGATAAGCGCTCCTACCGGGTTAACTTCGACAAGTTTACCAAGCTGGCGCAAGGGTTTCTCCCTGCTGTCGACCTTCAGGACGCTGTCGTCGATCTCCGGGATGGGCTGGCGGCCATGCAGTTCCAGGATCGCAACTTTCGCACGGGCGAATTCATGAGGCTTGTGACCTTGAAGCGGTTGCGTGAGGGCGGGCATCTCTCCGATTCGCTCGCGTGGATAAATCGGTGA